The region GCCCAGCCTGTCAAAACATCATAAATGGCCTGACGTCGCTGAGGTCTGCAACTTTTTTAAACCAGAAGTGGCTTAAGCATTCCATCTTTACATTCGTGGGTTAGTCAGtggcaggtgttttttttttatccctaaTTTGTGGGAAGTGTGTTCTGATCTCATTTGGAATGCATGGCTTTGCTTGTGAGATCTGTAAAATCTTGAAGTCATTCAGTGACTTTTCCCctgccttattttttttttgtcgctCGGCCTGACAGGGTGTAGGGTGTCAGACTTACCCTGGGATGGTCATGCAGATGTGCCACGCGCCAGCAGGGGCAGGTCGGGGGGCTGTAGCGAGGTCGGCATTTCTGCCTCTCAGCGctcgggccctgggttcaatactgcacctggggtgctgtctgcatggagccTGTGCCTGCATGGGCTTCCTGttggtgctccggtttcctccctcaGCCCAAACACgtactggtagtttaattggctcAGTGGGAAACCTGGCCCTGGGGCGAGTGTaggtgtgcgtctgtgtgtaCCGTGCGGTGGATTGGCATCCTGCCTTCCGCCCGTTGCTTCCTGGGAGAGGCTCCGGCTGCCACTCCCTTTGTCCCTGAATCTGACAAGTGGTTAGAAATTGGCGgtggtgagaaaatggatggatgcttgCTGTAGTAAATTTCCCCATGTTTCTTCGATAAAAGTGTCGGAGGAAAGGGCCTGATTTTCCCGTGAGACCTGGCGACACATTAACTCGTCAGGGGCAGGTTTCCAAAACCGGAAGATGCAAGTTTAATTTCCGGCTTCCTAACCATCGCTGTCTTTGCCTATTCGTTTACTTTGTTTTTCGGAATACTGTACACGGCGTTTCGGTCTTCCGTTGGCCCACAATTTGCCATCATCGTGAGGCTAAACGTGTGCTGTGTTTCTGTGGCTCGCCTTGACTATTTGTCTTAAATTTCATCTCAGCTCTTCTTCCACCTACAAAGAGAGCGGACTTTTCCGGAACCCAGAGCCAGATTTTACATCGCAGAGATGGCAAGTGCTCTCGGCTACCTGCATTCATTAAATATTGTTTACAGGTAACTACTTTTTTTGTATTCAAAGAATcctcttcttaaaaaaaacaggttacaTCCATTACTGAGGGAGCACAATGAGTGGATTAATGAGTCACCGGaaggtgttttgttttctggttcATCTTAAGGCCTCTTTAGCTTTTCAGTTTCCAGTTGGCAAGTGTTCCATAGACTCTGACCGTGTAACCAGAGTTTGAAAGTGTCCACTGAAGAGCAGTGAGCTCCATGATTGACTTTCTTGGAAGCTGTAGATGTTGCCTGTACTCTACACAGGACTGCTGATTTCGCAAAAGAATTTAACGGGGGGGGTGGTATTCCTGAGACTAACACACTTCTGGAAAATGGATTTGTtgagattaaatgttttttttaatcgtaTTTCCTTTGGCTTAACATTGATGACTTTTAATAGCCTCGCTTGCGGGTATGTTTTGGTGGTAAAAGTAGCATATTGTTTTAACACGACAAAATCTTCAGAAATCCAAAGCAAATTTTTACTGTCTCTTTATTTAGGGAAATATATTGAGAAATTGAAACTTCTAAAGCAGCAGACCCTGACTGTGGTCTTTGCAGGGCACAGTCCAGTAGGTGCTCTAGGTCAGTGGTAGACCTGGCACAGTTTAGGCTGGTTTTCAGTCCAGCTGTTCTGTCCTTGTGCAGAGGTGCAGTTGGCCGCGTTTCAGGCAACATCCCCGAAGGAGGGCAGTTCCTGAAACTCGGAAATGTGTACAGGGTTGAAACCAGTTAAAATCCTACTTTGaccttttaagagctgaaagcaagTTTGCAAATGTGCCCCAgagtgaaaacagaaaacaacgagtCTGTGCTTCAATTAAGAACGCGGCTGGATCATAAACCATGCAGAGACGGTGTTCCTTCAGGATCAGGGTTAAAAACCATCATTCAGGGTTAATGGAAATCATCATTTAGCAGCGCAACCTGTAGACGAATAGCAGTAGAGACATAAGTGGATCCAAATGGACTCTGATTGTCTTTATTGAAGTCGGGACTTTATAACTATTTTCACATCATTGTTTGTCGAGACTGAAGCCAAGCAAGTGATGATTAAAATGTTCAAGGCAGCGGATTTGTTTGAAGCTCTGTTTCTGGTGATTTGTTTCTTGGCCAGCTCTTTTTAATGAGATTTAGCAAATTCTTCACAAAACTTAATGACTTAAGAATGTGTAGAATTAGGAGAGAGGATGCCATTAAACCTTCATTACTGaagattttctcattttctaggGATTTGAAACCCGAAAATATTTTGCTGGATTCCCAAGTGAGTGTAACATcgttttgcattttttgtaaACCGTTATTACATTCATATGTTTCATTTTGAACAGATTGTTTAATGGAAGGGATTGTGTTTCAAAATGTCAGAACATCATTACATTCAGTATATGTGACATAATAAATGTAATGTGTTGTATTTACCCTTTATTTTTCATGTCTTAAAATCACAGTATTTCACGAACTCAATTTAGATCGGTTTGATTTTGTTATTCACATAATTATTCCATTGATATTTTAGGAACTGTTTATTTTCGTCTCGTAGACTTAGTCGTTTGGATAAATGAGCCAGATCTCACAGAGGAGAGGAAAACTACCACTACTCCCATGTCGTGTTGTTTTTAGAGCAGGTAATGGCAGCTGATGCAAGTAAAAGTATTTCAGTTGTGGCCTGCAAagcaatgtaagaaaaaaaaagaattgtgcAAATGCAGGGAGTCTGCCATCAGTTTTTCATTGTGTCCAGTGGAAGGAAGTGCCTGTCGTTGCTGTGACCTCAGGCTCTGTTTGCTTCAGGCACGCTCCCTGATGAAACCTCTTGGGAATGTGTGGAGAGTCTCAGTGGGAGGAGGTTCACATTAGACAATGTTACGGGACAACAGAAGAATTTGTGCGGACAATAGCTGGATTGTGCAGGAGCAGAGCGATTATAAAAggtcctttcattttttttttttaaagggacaCATAGTTCTAACTGATTTTGGATTGTGCAAGGAGGGCATTTCCCAAGCAGACACTACGAGTACGTTTTGTGGGACGCCagaagtaagtttttttttttccctctgtggTTGTTTTTAACTGCTGTTTCTTTATGAATACCTACAATCTACAGGATTTCTggatttgttttctcttttaaaaccgTTCCAGAtctgttttatatatttgtgGTGCATTTATCTTTGTCCACAATGTCCCTTTGTTCAGTAGTTTTATATTGTGCATATTTTTCATGTCTCTATTACACTATAATTGGTATTGTAGTAAATACCTTATGGGCCTaactttgaaaataataaacatttatcATTTGAGCTCATCATTTCTTTttccactttttaaaataatttaaaccacTGAGGTTTCTTACACTAAAAGCTGATTGTTTTCAAATGTAGTTGTTTGAGCTCCATAACTTGATTAACCTTTTATGTCATaacatgtaaatgtaaatgtacctGCTTTACAGCATTTTTGCAATTGCTACATTTTTAGTTTGTCTCCATCTCTGAATATACCCAGTTAAGTAATGTTCCCTTGTGTGtgatttttaatttagcttttgTGCTAAATTGAAACTAATACACAAACTTGACTTCCTGCTTAATTATTTGCAGTGCTATATGGGACCCCCTGGTGCCTGCTATTCAGTAAGATCTGTGTTGTTACATTTGAATTACAGTATCTAGCACCGGAGGTCCTGAAGAAGCAGCCCTATGACAACACAGTGGATTGGTGGTGTCTTGGCTCTGTGCTGTATGAAATGCTGTATGGCTTGGTAAGACAGTAATTTTGTTGGCTGGTGGCTTTGGCAGTCCTCAGTCAGTTAGACGATGAAACAAGGGACATGGCTTTACACAAAGAGctttgggagtgtggaacaagctattcAGTCACATTCTCAAAACCCAAAATTCTTTCCAGATATTGTTAGATGAGATCGCCTAATTGAGGTTTGTACGGTAACTTAAAACATaagacagttgttttttttttcaggttcttGAATAACTATTGATTTGTGAATGTCATGATGAACCAAAGTAAACATTCACCCTGCATCTTCAGACGTTCACAAGCTGCCACGCTGCAGAATGAAATGTGCATTATTCATTTCTGTTAAACTGTGAAGTGGCAGCACAGATTTCTGAAGTTTTAGGAGGCCTTCTTCCTTATTCTGTTCAGACAAATCAGTGTGGAGGTTTACCCGTGTAGTGCTAATGGTACAACTCCAAACAGCACCTGAGTCATGCCTTCCAGGTGTGGAACTGTGGAGttatacaaaaagaaaactcaaTTTTTCAAATAGATTTAGACTCCTTGCATTGCGAGAATTGCCCATTTGTTTTCCAAAtgtatttgtcatttaaaatagcTTTCGCCtacaatgttgttgttgttgttttttctgtagCCTCCATTCTATAGCAGAGACACTCAAGAGATGTATGACAACATCCTCCACAAGACGCTGACAATGCGGCCTGGAGCTTCCAGCGCTGCCTGGTCTATACTGCAAGGATTGCTAGAGAAAGAccggacgaggaggctggggtCTAGAGACGACTTTGTAAGTAAGGGCGTTAACCCCGGCTTCCTCGCTATGCTCCCTTTGAGGTTTGCACGCTGACTTCCCTGTAACTTCctccttaaaggggaactgcaccactttttttacattttgggttTATAAAGAACGGGCATCAAGTTATTTTTCGGACCACAATGAAAGTACTGAGTACACGGTAAAGTGCAAAACCTCCAGCACACATCACAAAAGAGaccaaatttccaggtatgcgcagtgccttattgctgttattgtctgcgattcagaacgagtgATGTGAACCGGCccaattacattgtaaacaagcaggcttgtgatcctcttttaatccaatggaaatattgctctttgTCATAAAAACATCATTATGCTTAAGACCTAAGTAAACatgtatattaaatatgttaaaaagaATAATTGAAGTCGTGAAGATTTTTCTGTCACAAACTAATATCACCCTCACACTGCGTTACTTTTTATGGGCAGAAAATGCTAGGAATTGCACCTACTCTGAGCACACGTTTTTGGTTCTGTAtctaaaatgaaatgtatttcaatTAAGAACTGTCAGGGTTCATAATCATTTGAACTCCAAAGCAGAGAAaatttaaatgcacatcctATCCCAAATAAcaatatttgaaaaacaatctATTTCTGTTGCGATGAAGTACATATTTTAGACCAAGCAATCTTTGCTACTGTGTTGTATATAATTATGAAACagttatgaaaccattattagTTATGAAACAACATATATaaggtgacatactgtattttggtgactttgagacggttttgctgacaaatattacttgttaactctgcatgcagatcacattggaacatttctatgtgaaatatctgctgcacaacttATACTTATTTAACTgtacattgcattacattagtcattactgtgactagtgagcaggaagggccagttTTACGTCGcaatactttcacaaagttcacgattttgtgcttaattcgtaATTGgcatcaatgaatttattttgttaccaagatttaataacctgtGTGAGGAATTTTTACTGCAGTGTTCCCTTAATGAGCAATTCCTAAAATGAGTTAAGGGAAATAtctgaatttcaagcaaattacttttaaaggtttgtttttcatagtttatacatttttctttaaataaaaaagttgaAGGGGcagatatttgctattttagctcCTCCTAGTGTTGAAGCAAACAACTAACTAGACGTTTGTCACCTGCGAGACACTTGGCTGAGAGAGGTGTTCCAATGGATTCTGCTTGTaggctgtttttaaataaaaattaggcgTGTAATAGAGTCAGCGAGTTACAATAGCAAGTAATTACTGGGATAATTGGATAACAAAATCTGGAAACCTGTAAGTTTCGGTTAAAGGACATCACTGTTCTTCTCCTCTTGAAGCGTACTGTATTTTAACGCTCGAAGGTGTGCCCTGAGCCATTATATGATCGTTTTAATTGGCTATTCTGTATAGGCTTCTGATATTATACGTTAAACATAGTTTATCGATTCTATTTCTGTCTTGCAGAGCGAAATTAAAGGACACTACTTTTTTCATCTGATCAACTGGGATGACCTCGAGCAGAAGAAGATTCCTCCTCCCTTCAGTCCGCATGTGGTACGTCAGCTTCGATTTCAGCTGTTGCGTTCATTCCACCTTTTTAACACACCCGAATTTCTTCTTGACaaacgcccccccccccacgatGTAACAGTGAATTTGCAAGTAGTTTCATATATGATAATAGCCTTTTCTCTTCCAGAATGCAGGCTTTTCAGCAGCACTGAGGTCAAACAAGCCTTGGCGCTATGAGTAAAATAATCATGTCTTAGAAAAGGATTTATCGAAATTAGTTCAGATAATTATTCAGAGTTAAGGGGAGATGAACCTTCTGTGTTATTTACCTACAGAGGGACAACAGGACCGGGGAATGAATCTGAAGTGTTCTAGGTTGGTTGATTTGTCTCACTTTTATGGACAGGTAGTAAAGAACAGCAATGTTATTATGAAGAAATATGCTGtattttgcaaaataaatatgaacaGTCATGTCTGATTCATTTTTCATCTGTAGAATTCTCCAGATGATATTGGGAACTTCGATCCGGAATTTACAGAAGAAATGGTTCCAAACTCCATTTGCTATACTTCCGACCATTCCATTGTTAACGCCAGCGTTCTGGACGCAGACGACGCCTTTCTGGGATTTTCCTACGCCCCGCCTTCCGAGGATTCCTTCCTGTAGAAGAAATCATCGGGGTTCTGGGACTGGTTCTGCAGGCAGGCACTGCTTTCTGCAAAACGTCAACCTCCTGCTCGCATTAACTGGAGCTGATACAGCCTTAACTTATGTAAATAGATTTTCCTAATAGCCAGGAATTCCTCTCCTGTGTACTGGATCAACACTTTAGATCAGGAAGCCAAAAGCATTCATCAGAAAATCACTTCTGGATAAAGTTTGTACAGCTGGCTGTAGTGATGCGAGTCCATCATTTTAAGATGAATCTATTTATGTTAAAGATGATGAAAATATTAGTGATGATTAGTAAAGTGGACATTGTAAAAGTGTATTGTGGGCAGAGATTTCTCAGGGAGCTGCCAACTTATACTCTCTCTTTGTTACAGCCTCTCTCTTCATGAATAGCGTCAAAATGTAAACCAAACACTGTAAGAAAAAAGTACAAGACGAGAACAGAGAAATCTCTGTttacacagtttatattaaacaATCGACTTGTAAATCCCAGGCATATATTTATGATTGTATTCTATTTTTCTTCTTGGACCAAAGTGATCACCTTTTCCTAACCAAAATTGCACACGTCCTTGACCATCTCTGCTTTAAATAGAAAgcctttgctttttttcttgcgAGATTTCTACTTAAAATAAGACTTAACACTCTTCAGAAAGCAACAAAATACAGGTAcatcaaaatataatttatgggAAATATCTCAATTTCAAGCAAATTAcctttaaaagttttattttcatagcTTGTACATTTTCGTTTAAATAACAACTAAAGTTGAAGGGGCATGTTTTATTACTTGCCTGGAAAGTGAATTTGTATCTAATGGATTTTGCAGCAGCATTTTTGCAACTACCTTTactttacagtatttatagatTTCTGATTAATCCTTTGTTGCTTTTTGGAAAGGTTTTGAATCTATTTTTCCACTATATAATTTATATCCACTCCATAGCTATTGattcaaagacattaaatgtCTGTATTAGAATTCATTCCAGCAGATCCTGTATGTAGTGGTGGAAGTAGAATTTTACTCAAATTAGTGTCAGACAATTTTTTGTTACGAAATGTAAAACATTAGCCCTCTTTGAGTTGTACTGTAAGATTAAAATGATTATCCTGCGACAAGAGagacttgtttttatttgtaatgtaaACCTTTAATGTTCAATTTCCACTTCACTGGGGAATTTTAATCAGCATTGTGAAACAATTACAGTAGCTACCCTTGTAAAagccttgaaaaagaaaatgatggtTATCCACCAGCATAGCAGCAGAAGCAGACAAGACATCTTGTtttgggagaaaaaaatatatattttaaaacttttgtgTTTACCTGGGAAACTCATCACTCTGGTGTTTGGCACTATACCTTGTGTGTCCTTGGGTGTAAATTTCCTgactttttacaaaatattcCAGGACTTATCTGATCAGGTACATTTGACACATTTGAAGGCAAAGcacacaaaacacacactcctccAAGTACATCAGAATTAGCAACTGGTGTGTATTTGATTACCAGTGGGATTCTCCAACTACATTATCAAACTAGAGCCCTTAACTCAGGAAATCCTGTGAACAACCCAGGCATTTTCTGTCAGAcgtttgtattttaatgtttaacaatgtGAACAACCGCAAACTATAAAAAACTTATTGCCATTTTATTGTGAACTAGATTGCTTTGTAGTTCCCAAGAATAGATTTAAGGGTGGTGTTGAAAGCGAAGTATGAAAAAAAAGCTCTGTAGAAGAGAACTCAGATTGTAGTATTATTAAGGAGAAATGCCCTACTATTATAGAAAGTTATCGTTTAAATGAAGTTGTTCCCATCTGTTGTCCTTGATCATTAATTAACTGTAAGGGCGAATTTAATT is a window of Lepisosteus oculatus isolate fLepOcu1 chromosome 6, fLepOcu1.hap2, whole genome shotgun sequence DNA encoding:
- the sgk3 gene encoding serine/threonine-protein kinase Sgk3 isoform X1, producing the protein MEDQASCPNVSIPCYNEQRDKKKRYTVYKVLVSVGRYEWFVFRRYAEFDKLYNTLRKQFPSMNLKIPAKRIFGDNFDPEFIKQRRSGLHEFIQRLVSHPQLSIHPEVRDFLQMDKAKNLSDASEDEEEKNNSTSRSINLGPSGNPHAKPTDFNFLKVIGKGSFGKVLLAKRKLDGKYYAVKVLQKRVIVNRREQKHIMAERNVLLKNVKHPFLVGLHYSFQTADKLYFVLDFVNGGELFFHLQRERTFPEPRARFYIAEMASALGYLHSLNIVYRDLKPENILLDSQGHIVLTDFGLCKEGISQADTTSTFCGTPEYLAPEVLKKQPYDNTVDWWCLGSVLYEMLYGLPPFYSRDTQEMYDNILHKTLTMRPGASSAAWSILQGLLEKDRTRRLGSRDDFSEIKGHYFFHLINWDDLEQKKIPPPFSPHVNSPDDIGNFDPEFTEEMVPNSICYTSDHSIVNASVLDADDAFLGFSYAPPSEDSFL